Genomic window (Desulforapulum autotrophicum HRM2):
TGGAACAGGATCGGTTGACCCGTCTGGAGAATCTTATTGCCCGTAATCAGGGTCGTTTCCATGAAATAGGCAAAGCTCTGAAAGAGATAAAAGATACCCGGCTGTATAAACTCAATCTTTTCAGTAGCTTTGAAACTTATGCCAGAGTACGCTGGGATATGGGCAGAGCCCAAGCCTATCGCCTGATAGAATCCTATAAGGTTATCAGCAATTTGTCTCCAATTGGAGACATTCTCCCCAGCAATGAATCCCAGGTGCGCCCCCTGGCCCCATTGGGTCCCATCGAACAGCGTAAAATATGGAAGGCGTTTTTAAAAACCGCCATGGAGATAACCGCACCAAACATCAAACAGTTCATTGATTCCGCAAAAAAAAACGACACCGGCAGTAAAGACGAACCTGTGGATTTAACCGATCAGGTCAGCAAAGCCTATATGGATGCTGTTCAGGTAATGCTTGACCAGGTTCAACTGGCCCAACAGGATCACTGGCAAAAGACATCACGCCAGGCTGGGCTGCTGTGGAACCGGGTCATTCGGGAAAGAATCTTGTCAAAGGAGAACGACAATGGACACGGATAACCTGAAGGTCATACCTAATCTGACGCTTGATGACCGTTTCAATCTTCTGCTCCATAAAAAGATCATGAACAAAAAAGGCTCAGCCAAACGAGCAAGTAAAAAATATTACAAAGATCAATATCAAAAAACCGGCATTATTCCGGGGCCACTCCTACTTGTGGAAAAGAAAGTCATGGAAGGCCGCAAATGCAGTGGACGTCCCCGCTCTTTCTCCGAACAGGTCCGCAGACGTTTTATAGAAATGGTAAAAGAGTCGTGTGATCCATCAAGCCAACAGTTCATCTTTATTACCCATAAGGCAAGAACCATTAAAAATTATCACCACTGGCTTGAAAAAGAGTTCAAAAAAAAAATCTCCATCCATGCCCTCAGGCACTGTGTCTACCGTGAAAACCTCAAATCATATTTAAACAAACCAGATTTCGAGGACGATGTCCCGGTCCAAAACAGTTTTAAACCAGAGCCGGTGTTTGACCTGATTCAGATGGATGGCTGTGTTTTTAGATATTTTAAGATCAGAAACGACAAGGGTCATTGGCAAAAGCCCCAAGTCATAGAATTTTATGATACGGGCTCTCGTTATATGTTTATCCTGGATGCGTATTTTTCCGAAAGCAGTTGGAACTCCGTGAACCTGTTCACCAAATTTTTACTGGCCAGGCCATTTCCCCAAAAGAAGATTCGTATCCGGCCCGATAATGCCAAGGGTTTTTTGAATCTTAAGCGCCCCATCAACGACTTGAATTTGAAACATTCCACCCCGAACGGGTTTTATATGGAACCTGATTTCTCAAGGATACATGCTCCCAAGGATAAGGCCCACCTGGAATCATCCCACCGCAGCCTTCATAATTTTGAAATCCGAATCATCAAAGCGTTTGAAAAAAGGATCGTAAAGACAGAGCCCGGGTATATCTTCAAAAAAGGAAAACAAGAAAAAATCACCGTTACCCTCCTTGACATAAATTTGGATGAGTTAAAAACAAGCTCACTTATGGAGGAATATCGCCATGAACACAACTGCACACGCCACTATTTCTCTGAAAAAGGAAAAGTCAATGCCTGGGTGCCGGATAAAAAGCTTACAGACTTTTTTGAAACATTTACCAGCACACTGACCTTTTGTCCTGATCAGGTTAAGGAGCACATGAAATATGGATTTAGGAAAACAAAAGCCACGGTATCAAAGCAGAAGACCATCAGATTTGAAAATCAGGATTACTATGTGACCATGGGTGCAGACAAGTTCAGCTCCCATAAAAGTACACCCGTTCAGATATCCAGATACAATGACAAGCTTTTCCTTTTTGAGCCCAGGGAGGATGGTATTTTTTGGGGAGAAGCCCTTGCCCGGAAGCCCTTTGAAAAGCCGTTAAAAGTATTGACCATATTGCCGGAAAAAAATGAACTGGACCAGATCATCGACTTTTTGGAGCACAACAGCATGGTCGTCGATCGACCCCTCCTGATCAAAAATTATGAAAAAGGTCTTTCCATGCCCATGGCAAAGCAAATCCTTCAGCATAACCAGAAAAGATACACCACCTATATAAAAAAGATGCAGCAACCCACGAATATAAAAGGGGCAGTGCTGTTCAATGCTTTTATTCTCGATTGTGAAAGCCATTATCGAAGAATCCATGTGGCACCGTATGCGTTTTCTGGAGAAATATGACATGAAACGAAAAGAAGATTTTATAAATGACAAACGCCGCATTTCTTATCTGGGGGCCACATATAACCGAATCTATCGTAGGCAGAGCGTCTTGATCGAGGGTGATTATGGCGTGGGTAAAACCCGTTTCTTGAAATTGCTGCAACCGAAAAAACTTCATGCCGTCTGGGTGGAGTCACTGTTCAACATACATGAAACCCTGGCATCGATTTTAAAGAAGCTAAATTACGACACAATCGCCACCTACCGGCGAACCCCTCAATATTTGGAAATGATATGCAGTCTGTCCAACTGCTTTATTTTAATCGACGAGGCAAACGATCTTGATCCCCGGGTCTGGCCCTACCTCAAAAGGGTTATCGATGCCGGTGTTCCCATTGTATTTGCAGGATTACCAAAGGTGAGGACCTTTTTAACCCGCGAGCATCCAGACATCCTCAGCCGCTTGAAAACGCTTATTCTATACCCGATTGTGGTAGAAGATTTCATTGTCGAGTACAAGGATATTGAACAGGAGGCCATTGAACAGATTTATATGACGACCAAAGGCGATATGAGAAAATTCAGAGAAATTTGTACAGACTGCAGGGACAGAGCAAAGGAGTTGAAATACACCTTTGTTGACATCAATCTTGCCTTGGAATTTCTCTCTGATCTTCCTCCTCAATAACGAACATAAGGCACATGGAAAAATTTCACCAAGAAATAATGTGAGGCCAGAAAGGACTGATTTTGCTGTTCTAAAACTTTAGATCGTCCAGATTAGATACCTCGGACAAGATAATTAAATCAGGATAGACCATTACGCTTTTTTAGCGAATGGTCTATTTTTGTTTACAACTTCTCAAACTTCATTGACTGATTTTTGAAATACACATTCCGTGCAACACTGCTATAAAATAGCATTAACCTACTGTAAAAAATGATGTTTATTTGAAGCGTTAGAGTATTTTGCGAAAACACGATTAGGGCCAATGCTATGCAAGTAGCTGATTATAAATGTTATTGAGGCCTTTTTTATAAAAACAGGGCAGATAAAAAGCGTTAGAGTATTTGCATCTTATCAAATGACAGGGATAATCAATGGAAAATTCGTGGATCTCGCCGTTGATCACCTGCCGGATGCCCCGGGCCACCACAGCTGCATTTTTTGCCGAATTCCCCCGGGCACTTTCGCAGATGTCCAGGTAGTTGATGTCCGGGGAACTCGGCCGGAGCTTGATCTGGTTTGACCGGGCAAATTCGTTCCAGGCCTGGTTGGTCTCGAGGATCCTGCCGTTTTCATCAATGATGGCGATATGGGCCGACAGGGAGTTGAGAATCGTCCTGGCATAGGCCTGGGTCTGCTTGATGATCTCTTTGGCTTTTTGGGAATCCATGGTTTTGCCGCCTCCATGCCGGGGGAACTTGTTCATTATTCGCAAATAGTTTTCACCATGTCAGCCCGAAGCTCCAGCAGTGCAGAATCTGGCGTGAATGATTTTCACCCGCCCCACAAAAGCGTTTTCCAGGCGAACCTTGGCCTTAAGTATTAATAGTGGGGCGGCTTTTCATTTGCCGGCGCATCGCTTCCCGGGATGAAATCCGAGAGGTCTTTCACCCGACTCACCAAAAGGTCACAGATTCCCCTGAGCCTGTCTATTTCCCGCTGTTGTTCGTAAATCACATCATTCAGGTCTTTAATACTTTTTTCCTGAAATGCAATTTTAATTTCAATGTCCACCAGACGTTGTTCACTCATTTTTAATCTTTCTCCAGCCCATTCCCATGGCTCAAGGAAGGACAGTTATGATTCGTGTATAGTACGATCCCGATTTATATCGTTTGCTTTATGGGCTTGCAAGGTAAATATAGCGCTTCAATCTTCTGGAATGGTTTGCCACAGTATGGAAAAAAGGATATGATGCCCCCAAAATTGAGTATCCCGTTTAGTTTGGACCGGCACATCAGGAGAAAAAGTTCCCGCCTGATCAAAAATTAAAGCGCATCAGACCGGCACCGACAATCGTAGCCAGGGTCGCCACGACTTTGACTAAATCAAGCCGCTCCTTGAGTACAATCACACCCAGTAAAAGTGCAAAGACAATGCTTGTCTCTCTCAAAGCCGTCACCATTGGTATGGGCGCAATGGTAAAGGCCCAGATGACCAGGGCATACGCCGAGAACGAGGCACCACCACCAGCCACAGCCAACCTGTGATGATTACAAAAAACGTCCTTGACAACACCCGGTCGGATAAGGTGCATGACCGAGGTGAAAAACAAGGTATTCAAAAGGGAGAGACTCCCGTAAAACCCCAAAGAGGTTTCAGCAACCCGGGCCCCCATACCGTCCATCAGGGAATAGGCCGCAATAAACCCACCGGTTACAATTGACAGTATTGCCGCCCGATGATTTCTTAAACCATTGCTTCGCCGGACCAGGACCAGGCTCATGATTCCGGTGCAGATGATCACGATGGAAACCATCGCCATCCGGCCCAGGGTTACGCCAAGGAATGCAACTGAGACACCCGTTACAACCAGAGGGGCTACGCCCCGTGCCAGGGGATACACCTGGCTTAGATCACCAATACGATAGGAATAGAGCAGAAACAGCTGATACCCCGTATGCAACAAAGCGCCAATGACCACGTAGGGCAGGGATTCAATTTGGGGCAACGGGGAGAAGATAAAGGCTGCAAGGCCGAAAGGCACATGGCCCAGGACCACTGCGGTCATGCTGATATGCTTGTCCTGTTCCTGTTTGATTAGAAAATTCCATGAGGCGTGGAGCAGGGCTGCAATCAAGACAGTCAACATGACAAGGGGAGACATTCAGCAGGCGTCCTTATCAGATCAAAGAATCTGGCTTAAAAATTTCTGGGTGCGGTCCCACCTGGGGTGGGAAAAAAAATTATCCGGATCATTTTCCTCCACGATTTCACCCTCGTCCATGAATATGATTCGGTTGGCCACCTGCCGTGCAAACCCCATTTCATGGGTCACACAGATCATGGTCATGCCATCCTGGGCAAGATCCTGAATCACATCCAGCACCTCTTTTACCATTTCCGGGTCCAGGGCCGATGTGGGTTCGTCAAAGAGCATGACCTTGGGGTTCATGCACAGGGCCCTTGCAATGGCTGCCCGCTGCTGCTGGCCCCCGGAAAGCTGACCCGGCATTTTCTGGGCCTGGTCTGAGATTCTCACCCGTTCAAGTAATGCCATGGCCGTTGCCATGGCCGTTTTCCTGGGTAGTTTTAAAATCCAGGTGGGGGCCAGGATGAGATTTTCCAGAATGGTCAGGTGGGGAAAAAGATCAAAGTCCTGAAACACCATCCCAACCTCCCTGCGCACCATGGAAATATTCTTCATCCGGTTTGTCAATGGGGTGCCGGCAACAACAATTTTACCCTTTTGATGGTATTCAATTCTGTTGATACAGCGGATAAGGGTTGATTTTCCCGATCCTGAAGGGCCGCAGATCACAATAATCTCGCCCTTGTCCACACGCATGTTTATGTTTTTAAGCACATGGAAATTGCCAAACCATTTATTTAAGTTGATAATTTCAATCATGGATTCAGGCTTCATGGCATATCTCCTGGAACTACCATTTGTTTCGATGCTCAATGGATCGACCATACCGGCTCATGGAAAAACAGATGATCCAGTAAACCAGGGCGCAAAACACATAGGCTTCGGCATCATAGCCCAACCAGTCAGGGTCCTGGGCAGAGGCTTTGATCATTCCAAGAAAATCAAGCAGCCCCACAATAATCACAAGGGAGGTATCCTTGAACAGGGCCACACAACGGCCAATAAGAGAGGGAACCACATGACGAAGGGCCTGGGGCAGCACCACAAAGGCCGTGACCACCCAGCCTGGCAGCCCCAGGGAGGTTGCCGCCTCAATCTGGCCTTGGGGAATGGCCTGAAGCCCCCCCCTGACCACCTCGGCAATATAGGCTGCAGAAAACAGTATGATACCGATCTGCACCCTCAGAAGGTTGTTGATATTCATCTCCCTGGGAAGAAAAATAGGCAGCATGACCGAGGCCATGAATAAAATCGTAATCAGAGGAACCCCCCGTATGGATTCGATCATGCCAATGGACAGGGATCTGATCACCACCCATTCCGACCGCCTGCCCAGGGCCAGCAGGATACCCAATGGAATAGACATGATGATCCCGATGGCGGCAAGCCCTGTACTCAGCATGAGGCCACCCCACAGGGACTGGTCCACCACCGTTAACCCCATTCCCCCATTGATCAGGAAATAGAGGGGCAGGGGCAAAAACAACCACATTCCCATTATCATCCTTACCCCCAGCAACCGGAGGGCCGTCACGGCGCACACCGCAGCAAAAATGACAAAGGCCATAACCGGTCGCCACAACAGCTGTTCAGGGTAAAGACCGGTCATGAGCACCCGGAATTTGACAAAAATAAATGTCCAGCAAGCACCTGTTCGTTCAATGGTACCCGGATCTGCACCTTGGGGCAGTGCTGACAGGCTAAAGTTAGCATCAAGGATTGCCCAGGAAATCAGGGGTGGAAAAATTTTCCACAGGAGGGCAAGGGCTGCAAGGGTGAGCATGGCGTTGAGCGGACTGCTGAAAAGGTTCTGTTTGAGCCAGCCAATGACGCCCACAGACTCCAAAGGAGCCGGAAGGGCCGGGCT
Coding sequences:
- a CDS encoding amino acid ABC transporter ATP-binding protein yields the protein MKPESMIEIINLNKWFGNFHVLKNINMRVDKGEIIVICGPSGSGKSTLIRCINRIEYHQKGKIVVAGTPLTNRMKNISMVRREVGMVFQDFDLFPHLTILENLILAPTWILKLPRKTAMATAMALLERVRISDQAQKMPGQLSGGQQQRAAIARALCMNPKVMLFDEPTSALDPEMVKEVLDVIQDLAQDGMTMICVTHEMGFARQVANRIIFMDEGEIVEENDPDNFFSHPRWDRTQKFLSQIL
- a CDS encoding amino acid ABC transporter permease produces the protein MTALLDKHELDRPEPDVHDGLLVFKPSPALPAPLESVGVIGWLKQNLFSSPLNAMLTLAALALLWKIFPPLISWAILDANFSLSALPQGADPGTIERTGACWTFIFVKFRVLMTGLYPEQLLWRPVMAFVIFAAVCAVTALRLLGVRMIMGMWLFLPLPLYFLINGGMGLTVVDQSLWGGLMLSTGLAAIGIIMSIPLGILLALGRRSEWVVIRSLSIGMIESIRGVPLITILFMASVMLPIFLPREMNINNLLRVQIGIILFSAAYIAEVVRGGLQAIPQGQIEAATSLGLPGWVVTAFVVLPQALRHVVPSLIGRCVALFKDTSLVIIVGLLDFLGMIKASAQDPDWLGYDAEAYVFCALVYWIICFSMSRYGRSIEHRNKW
- a CDS encoding sensor signal transduction histidinekinase (PAS/PAC domain-containing protein) — encoded protein: MDSQKAKEIIKQTQAYARTILNSLSAHIAIIDENGRILETNQAWNEFARSNQIKLRPSSPDINYLDICESARGNSAKNAAVVARGIRQVINGEIHEFSIDYPCHLIRCKYSNAFYLPCFYKKGLNNIYNQLLA
- a CDS encoding DMT family transporter translates to MSPLVMLTVLIAALLHASWNFLIKQEQDKHISMTAVVLGHVPFGLAAFIFSPLPQIESLPYVVIGALLHTGYQLFLLYSYRIGDLSQVYPLARGVAPLVVTGVSVAFLGVTLGRMAMVSIVIICTGIMSLVLVRRSNGLRNHRAAILSIVTGGFIAAYSLMDGMGARVAETSLGFYGSLSLLNTLFFTSVMHLIRPGVVKDVFCNHHRLAVAGGGASFSAYALVIWAFTIAPIPMVTALRETSIVFALLLGVIVLKERLDLVKVVATLATIVGAGLMRFNF
- a CDS encoding integrase is translated as MDTDNLKVIPNLTLDDRFNLLLHKKIMNKKGSAKRASKKYYKDQYQKTGIIPGPLLLVEKKVMEGRKCSGRPRSFSEQVRRRFIEMVKESCDPSSQQFIFITHKARTIKNYHHWLEKEFKKKISIHALRHCVYRENLKSYLNKPDFEDDVPVQNSFKPEPVFDLIQMDGCVFRYFKIRNDKGHWQKPQVIEFYDTGSRYMFILDAYFSESSWNSVNLFTKFLLARPFPQKKIRIRPDNAKGFLNLKRPINDLNLKHSTPNGFYMEPDFSRIHAPKDKAHLESSHRSLHNFEIRIIKAFEKRIVKTEPGYIFKKGKQEKITVTLLDINLDELKTSSLMEEYRHEHNCTRHYFSEKGKVNAWVPDKKLTDFFETFTSTLTFCPDQVKEHMKYGFRKTKATVSKQKTIRFENQDYYVTMGADKFSSHKSTPVQISRYNDKLFLFEPREDGIFWGEALARKPFEKPLKVLTILPEKNELDQIIDFLEHNSMVVDRPLLIKNYEKGLSMPMAKQILQHNQKRYTTYIKKMQQPTNIKGAVLFNAFILDCESHYRRIHVAPYAFSGEI
- a CDS encoding SlyX family protein; amino-acid sequence: MSEQRLVDIEIKIAFQEKSIKDLNDVIYEQQREIDRLRGICDLLVSRVKDLSDFIPGSDAPANEKPPHY
- a CDS encoding ATP-binding protein, translating into MKRKEDFINDKRRISYLGATYNRIYRRQSVLIEGDYGVGKTRFLKLLQPKKLHAVWVESLFNIHETLASILKKLNYDTIATYRRTPQYLEMICSLSNCFILIDEANDLDPRVWPYLKRVIDAGVPIVFAGLPKVRTFLTREHPDILSRLKTLILYPIVVEDFIVEYKDIEQEAIEQIYMTTKGDMRKFREICTDCRDRAKELKYTFVDINLALEFLSDLPPQ